A stretch of Ranitomeya variabilis isolate aRanVar5 chromosome 3, aRanVar5.hap1, whole genome shotgun sequence DNA encodes these proteins:
- the LOC143817373 gene encoding P2Y purinoceptor 2-like translates to MDDPQENLTYRCIFDEDFKYILLPVSYGIVFAFGFILNVLALYIFIFRIRPWKVVNIFMFNLALSDLLYVLSLPFLAYYYSKANDWPFSEAFCKIVRFLFYTSLYCSILFLLCISIYRFLAVCYPLRFLQWGKIRYARIASVSIWVVVIAMQSPMFYFVSTSMSDNSTVCHDTSKIELFDQFVIYSTVNLSILFCVPFTILIISYCYMIYVLIQPMESSTQTAESKKKSIKMIITVMLVFILSFLPFHVTRTLYYYYRKVDLAPCSTLNMVNAAYKSTRPLASVNSCLDPILYFLVWRFRLRS, encoded by the coding sequence ATGGATGACCCACAAGAAAACTTGACCTACAGATGTATATTCGATGAAGACTTCAAGTACATCCTTCTCCCCGTCTCTTACGGAATTGTATTTGCATTTGGTTTCATACTCAACGTTCTCGCCCTCTACATTTTCATATTTCGGATCCGACCGTGGAAAGTGGTCAACATTTTTATGTTTAACCTGGCGCTCTCAGACTTGTTGTATGTCTTGTCTTTGCCTTTCTTGGCATATTATTACTCCAAAGCGAATGACTGGCCTTTCAGTGAAGCCTTCTGTAAGATTGTTCGTTTCCTGTTCTACACCAGCCTGTACTGCAGCATCCTCTTCTTACTGTGTATCAGCATTTATAGATTCCTGGCTGTATGTTACCCCTTGCGGTTTCTTCAATGGGGGAAAATCCGTTATGCAAGGATAGCCTCAGTGTCTATTTGGGTTGTCGTAATTGCGATGCAATCCCCTATGTTTTATTTTGTCTCCACCAGTATGAGTGATAATAGCACCGTGTGCCACGACAcctctaaaattgaactttttgaccaatTTGTCATTTACAGCACCGTCAACTTGTCCATACTCTTCTGTGTCCCCTTCACCATCCTCATTATTAGCTATTGCTACATGATCTACGTGCTCATCCAGCCAATGGAGAGCTCGACTCAGACTGCCGAGTCCAAGAAGAAGTCCATCAAGATGATCATCACAGTAATGTTGGTATTCATCTTAAGTTTTTTGCCATTTCACGTCACCAGGACTTTGTATTACTACTATCGTAAAGTAGACCTGGCCCCATGTTCTACTCTAAACATGGTTAATGCAGCCTACAAGTCTACGAGACCGTTGGCCAGTGTCAACAGTTGCCTAGATCCAATATTGTACTTTCTGGTTTGGAGGTTCAGGTTAAGGTCTTAA